The Pollutimonas sp. M17 sequence GCCCCCGCCATGACGTGGCCACGCCCTCCTCCAGGCTGTCCAGCTGGACCAGCAGCGTGCAGGACCGATCCGGGTCCCTGTCGGTGCCGGTGTTGAAGCCGGAAAGGTCGTCCAGCTCGTCCACGGTCAGGAGGGCGAATGCGGCATCCTCGCGCGCCCGGGCGATGGGGCAGGCGCAATGGAAGGCCAGGTTTGCGCGCAGCGCCGGCGTATCCAGCGGCGGTGCAAGCCATACCGGGGTATCGGCGTCGAGCAGCGTCAGGCATAGCGCGTAGGTGGCGGATGCCAGGCTATCGAGCTGCGGCATCGGGTTCACGGCATGCACGGTGCCGGGTTCCGACATGGCAGCCAGCGCCAGCCGGAACACCTTCTGCATGGCCGTGACCGGATCCGGCATGGCCGGCAACAATAGGCTGTCCCGCATCAGTCTTCTCCTCGAACCAGCGTCGTGAAATCCACCTTGGTGGCGGCGCTTTGCGCCGCCCGGGCCGCGCGGTTCGCGGCCTGTTCCTGTTCCAGCGTGTCCACCAGCGCCATCCAGCGCGGCCCCTGCGAACCCTGCAAGAGCGCGTCGGCCAGGGCCGCCAGTTCCGCATGCGGCTTGTTGCGGCCCGCCACATAGCTGTGGCCCGTGCTGCCGTCCGCCAATTGCACGACGCAGCGGGTCACCGTCATTTCGCCCAGATTGAACGGCGCGCCGCTTCCGCCCGCGCGGCCGCGCACCATGACCATGCCCGTCTCGGCGGGCCGTATGTAGCGGTGTTCGGGCTGGCGCAGCGCCTGGCTGTGGGCCTGCAATTGGCTGCCGGCGCGCGCAAGCACGCGCATCCAGCGCTGGCGCGGGGTCGGGGCGGCATCCACTCCCTCTTCAATCCTCATGTTGTTCTCCGGAGATGACGTGGTACTTGAAACGGTCGGCGCGGGTGATCGAGCAGGCCAGCTCGAAGGGCGCGCCGGCCGCATCGCTTGAAAGCGTGCGTATGCTCAGCACGGGCGTGTGCCGCGGCATGAGAAGCTGGGCCGCATCGCGCTGCGTCGGCGCGCGCGCCCCGATCAGGGTGGATACGCGCTTGAGCCTTACGTTGCAGCCTTCCAGGTGCTGCCGCATCGAGCCTCCGCCATAGTGCTGGAGCACCTCTCGATGCCTGGCGGCGAAGCAATGCGTAATCAGGCTGATGGGCTGCTCGTCCAGCAGACGCAATGTCTGGAACTCGAGCACAGGCTCTTGCGGGCCGAGCGCCAGGTCGCGGGCTTCATCCGGGTGCGCCGGCCGCCGGCGCCGGCCAAGCAATATCGCCTGTGAGCGCAAGCCCATGCCTGACAGCGTCTTGCTGTAGGCGCTGGACGCATCGACCGGGTAGACGATGGGCCTGGGCAGCACGCAGGTGCCGCGCCCCTTCCGGCGCAAGACGCTGCCCTCGGCGATCAGCACATCCACCGCGCGGCGCAAGGTATGGCGGTTCACGCCGAAGCGCTGCGCCAACTGCGTTTCGGAGGGCAGATAATCGCCGCTCTTGTAGCCGCCAAGCTCGCTGCGCAGCACATCGGCCAGTTCCACGTACCGGGGCACTTCCTGTCTAGACAAGTCCATGTTCAATAAAGGGCATCCCTGCCCCGTGCCTTAAATGAAATGCTTGCGCAAGCGTTGCGACACAATGTCGATGGCGCTGACGGCGGCGATGATGATGATGAGGATGGCGCAGGTCTGGGCCAGCTGGAATCCGCGTATGGCTTCCCACAAGGTGACGCCTATGCCGCCCGCGCCGACCATGCCGACCACGGTGGCCGAGCGCACATTCGACTCGAAGCGGTACAGCGAATACGAGATCCACAAGGGCAGCACCTGCGGTATGACGCCGTAGATGACTTCCTGCAGCGAGCTGGCGCCGGTTGCGCGCACGCCCTCAACGGGCCCGGGGTCGATGGCTTCGACGGCCTCGGCAAACAGCTTGGCCAGCACGCCCGTGGTTCCGATGAACAGCGCCATGACGCCCGCGAACGGCCCCAGGCCCACGGCCACGACGAACAGCATGGCGAACACCATTTCATTGATGGAGCGGAAGGCATCCATGACGCGCCGCACGGGCTGGCATATCCACCACGGCGCGATGTTCTCGGAGCACAGGATGCCCAGGGGAATCGAGCAAACGATGGCCAGTGCCGTGCCCCATACCGCAATCTGCACGGTGATGAGCATTTCGCTCAAATACAGTTTCCAGTAGCGGAAGTCGGGCGGGAAGAAGTCGGCCAGGAATACGCGCATGTTGTCGGCGTCGCGCCACAGCATGGCCGGATTCATTTCGGCGCCATTCCAGGACCAGGCCAGGATAAGGGCCAGCAGGCTCCAGCCCAGCCATTGCCGCCATGAGCGGCCCTGATCCGGGGTATGGCCGGAACCCGGCGCGGACGCAAGTGTGGTCATCTCGATATTCCCGATGCTCGAAGGGACGGCCTGCGGCAATGGCGCGCGGACCGCCGCCCTTCCTGTTGCTGATTACCTGGCGCTGGCCACTTTCTTTTCGAGCGCATCCATGCGCGCCGTCAGCTTCTGCAGGCTGGCGTCGATTTCGGCCAGCTTGGCCTGCTTCTCGGCCGCGTTCATCGTGCTGTCCACGCTGACCTGGCTGCGCTGCTTGAACAGTT is a genomic window containing:
- the phnH gene encoding phosphonate C-P lyase system protein PhnH, which produces MRDSLLLPAMPDPVTAMQKVFRLALAAMSEPGTVHAVNPMPQLDSLASATYALCLTLLDADTPVWLAPPLDTPALRANLAFHCACPIARAREDAAFALLTVDELDDLSGFNTGTDRDPDRSCTLLVQLDSLEEGVATSWRGPGILDSRAMQLPVPADFWLRRKQHAFPKGLDVFFTAGSQLAGLPRSTRVQPAVQGVN
- the phnG gene encoding phosphonate C-P lyase system protein PhnG translates to MRIEEGVDAAPTPRQRWMRVLARAGSQLQAHSQALRQPEHRYIRPAETGMVMVRGRAGGSGAPFNLGEMTVTRCVVQLADGSTGHSYVAGRNKPHAELAALADALLQGSQGPRWMALVDTLEQEQAANRAARAAQSAATKVDFTTLVRGED
- the phnF gene encoding phosphonate metabolism transcriptional regulator PhnF, with amino-acid sequence MDLSRQEVPRYVELADVLRSELGGYKSGDYLPSETQLAQRFGVNRHTLRRAVDVLIAEGSVLRRKGRGTCVLPRPIVYPVDASSAYSKTLSGMGLRSQAILLGRRRRPAHPDEARDLALGPQEPVLEFQTLRLLDEQPISLITHCFAARHREVLQHYGGGSMRQHLEGCNVRLKRVSTLIGARAPTQRDAAQLLMPRHTPVLSIRTLSSDAAGAPFELACSITRADRFKYHVISGEQHED
- the phnE gene encoding phosphonate ABC transporter, permease protein PhnE yields the protein MTTLASAPGSGHTPDQGRSWRQWLGWSLLALILAWSWNGAEMNPAMLWRDADNMRVFLADFFPPDFRYWKLYLSEMLITVQIAVWGTALAIVCSIPLGILCSENIAPWWICQPVRRVMDAFRSINEMVFAMLFVVAVGLGPFAGVMALFIGTTGVLAKLFAEAVEAIDPGPVEGVRATGASSLQEVIYGVIPQVLPLWISYSLYRFESNVRSATVVGMVGAGGIGVTLWEAIRGFQLAQTCAILIIIIAAVSAIDIVSQRLRKHFI